The following coding sequences are from one Mytilus trossulus isolate FHL-02 chromosome 8, PNRI_Mtr1.1.1.hap1, whole genome shotgun sequence window:
- the LOC134681612 gene encoding beta-1,3-galactosyl-O-glycosyl-glycoprotein beta-1,6-N-acetylglucosaminyltransferase 3-like, which produces MPLRNWCITTCCIQIVSFVTFLGLWTNTGRQVLLVEDSNPTSPENVIIAPEINKLYRDNPAPCTEVRTGNENPLTDSCLPIKGIGTSCAAYFMGNKPVTPLISRKATGKCRLYNLVSNCSLLKLVHGYETFPVSQEEKAYPLAFAIKFHRLPEQAERLLRTIYRSHNVYCIYIDGKAPQLLMELMTSISKCLPNVHVVQNPINVVYASSSHMQTDFQCMKIVSKSNVKWKYYINLTGQEFPLKSNLEMVKILQALNGANDIESYSLPVFLKWRYEKVHKVVANKLVDTSKKKEPFKYKMQMSKGSAYGAFTREFVNFILSDDVVQDYISWLNDTYSPEENIWATVNTLPWAPGGYMSEVRHRYGTFLSRAIIWEGDRVKCSGKFVRGVCVFSRNDLPWLVGQRQLFANKFDEYQDKVVLDCLESLVRNKTYHPAVHLQDWYHYHNLPHSKFYAAISDMQKDPEFLSRQKTVWLENQRNQKNYTLFERNIQNEAGLDMAGSSINVYQIYGKT; this is translated from the coding sequence ATGCCGCTGCGAAATTGGTGTATTACCACTTGTTGTATACAAATAGTTTCATTCGTAACATTTCTTGGTTTATGGACAAATACTGGAAGACAAGTTCTTTTGGTTGAGGATAGTAATCCAACATCACCTGAAAATGTAATTATAGCtccagaaattaacaaattgtaTAGGGATAATCCAGCACCATGTACGGAGGTTCGAACTGGAAATGAAAATCCGTTAACGGACAGTTGTCTCCCCATAAAAGGAATCGGCACTAGTTGCGCTGCATACTTTATGGGGAATAAACCAGTCACCCCTTTAATAAGTCGTAAAGCAACAGGAAAGTGTCGACTGTATAACTTAGTATCAAACTGTTCGTTACTCAAATTAGTCCATGGATATGAAACTTTTCCGGTATCGCAAGAGGAGAAAGCATATCCGCTAGCTTTTGCTATTAAATTTCATCGCCTTCCAGAACAAGCTGAGCGTCTTCTTCGAACAATCTATCGCTCCCATAACgtgtattgtatttatatagATGGTAAGGCTCCACAACTTCTCATGGAGCTGATGACGAGTATAAGTAAATGCCTACCAAATGTACATGTTGTGCAAAATCCAATTAATGTGGTATATGCAAGCTCTTCGCATATGCAAACTGACTTTCAGTGTATGAAGATAGTTTCCAAATCTAATGTAAAATGGAAATACTACATCAATTTGACCGGACAGGAATTTCCATTAAAGTCAAATTTGGAAATGGTAAAAATTCTTCAAGCATTAAACGGTGCTAATGATATCGAGTCATACAGCTTGCCAGTATTTTTAAAATGGAGGTACGAAAAGGTTCATAAAGTAGTCGCTAATAAATTAGTTGATACTTCGAAGAAGAAAGAgccattcaaatataaaatgcaaaTGAGTAAAGGTAGTGCGTACGGTGCTTTTACCAGAGAGTTCGTCAATTTCATACTCTCAGATGACGTTGTGCAGGACTATATTAGCTGGCTCAATGATACGTATTCACCGGAAGAGAATATTTGGGCTACAGTAAATACACTACCGTGGGCGCCAGGTGGCTACATGTCGGAGGTTCGACATCGATACGGAACGTTCTTATCCAGAGCCATTATATGGGAAGGAGATAGGGTCAAATGTTCTGGAAAATTTGTAAGAGGTGTGTGTGTTTTCAGTAGAAATGACTTACCATGGCTTGTTGGTCAGAGACAATTATTTGCCAACAAGTTTGATGAATATCAGGACAAGGTTGTCTTAGATTGTTTGGAGTCTTTGGTGCGAAATAAGACATATCATCCTGCTGTTCACCTGCAAGACTGGTACCATTATCACAATCTTCCTCACAGTAAATTTTATGCAGCGATATCAGATATGCAAAAAGATCCAGAATTTTTATCGCGTCAGAAAACAGTCTGGCTTGAAAATCAAAGGAACCAGAAAAACTACActctttttgaaagaaatatacaaaatgaagCAGGACTGGATATGGCTGGTAGCTCTATTAATGTGTATCAGATATACGGTAAAACGTGA